Proteins co-encoded in one Bradyrhizobium sp. 170 genomic window:
- a CDS encoding ABC transporter substrate-binding protein → MLVSRRSLLKTAAAAPVLSLPGILRAQSQTTLRFIPVIDLTFIDPIYSTAQVSRNHGFMVYDTLYGMNSALEVSPQMVSGHVVSNDERQWDLMLRDGLLWHDGERVLARDCVASIRRWAARDGFGAELMAATDELSAPDDRTIRFRLSRPFALLPAALGKAAIQAPFMMPERLASQDPFKPLGEVVGSGPFRFVADERVQGARNVYARFDRYQPRQDGKPDWTAGPKIVHYDRVVWTTMPDAATGVAALQTREQDWQETTPHDLLPVLNRTGGITTRILDPRGYTCMLRVNHLQPPFDNPAIRRALLGAIDQSAFMTAVAGDDPAHQSSPIGFFAPGTPMASDVGLNVFRGSRDMAKVKADLKAAGYNGEKVVLLVPTNSVAQKPLGDIAADMLQQAGMNVEYAGLDFGVVLQRQLKKDPVAQGGWSAGVGNWQGIDWLNPAGNSNLRGDSKVAGWYRSEKMGALRSQWLAAANLAEQQRICRDIQALSFEEIPYFPIGQYKQPTAYRSNITGILDGTAVFWNVKPA, encoded by the coding sequence ATGCTCGTTTCCCGTCGTTCACTGTTAAAGACCGCCGCCGCAGCGCCGGTGTTGTCGCTGCCGGGAATCCTGCGGGCGCAGTCGCAGACCACGCTGCGCTTTATTCCGGTGATCGACCTGACTTTCATCGATCCGATCTACTCCACGGCGCAGGTTTCCCGAAACCACGGGTTCATGGTCTACGACACGCTCTATGGCATGAATTCAGCGCTCGAGGTCTCGCCTCAGATGGTGTCCGGGCATGTCGTGTCCAACGACGAGCGGCAATGGGACCTGATGTTGCGCGACGGTCTGCTCTGGCATGATGGCGAGCGCGTGCTGGCGCGCGATTGCGTCGCGAGCATCCGCCGATGGGCGGCCCGCGACGGGTTCGGCGCCGAGTTGATGGCTGCAACGGATGAACTGTCGGCACCGGATGACCGTACCATCCGTTTTCGACTCAGCAGGCCTTTCGCTCTGTTGCCTGCGGCGCTCGGCAAGGCCGCGATCCAGGCGCCGTTCATGATGCCGGAGCGGCTGGCGAGCCAGGATCCGTTCAAGCCGCTGGGCGAGGTCGTGGGCAGCGGTCCCTTCCGCTTTGTGGCGGATGAGCGCGTGCAGGGCGCGCGCAACGTTTATGCCCGTTTCGATCGCTATCAGCCCCGTCAGGACGGCAAGCCAGATTGGACCGCCGGTCCCAAGATCGTCCATTACGACCGCGTGGTCTGGACGACGATGCCGGACGCGGCAACAGGTGTCGCTGCGCTGCAAACGCGCGAGCAGGATTGGCAGGAAACAACGCCACACGATCTGCTGCCGGTGCTGAATCGTACCGGCGGCATCACCACGCGAATCCTCGATCCGCGCGGTTACACCTGCATGTTGCGCGTGAACCATCTGCAGCCGCCGTTCGACAATCCCGCCATTCGCCGGGCTCTGTTGGGCGCGATCGACCAGTCCGCCTTCATGACTGCGGTTGCGGGCGATGATCCCGCCCATCAATCCTCGCCTATCGGCTTCTTTGCGCCGGGTACGCCGATGGCGAGCGATGTCGGCCTCAATGTGTTTCGCGGGTCGCGCGACATGGCGAAGGTCAAGGCTGATCTGAAAGCCGCTGGTTACAATGGCGAGAAGGTGGTGCTGCTCGTCCCCACCAATTCGGTTGCACAAAAGCCGCTCGGCGACATCGCAGCCGACATGCTGCAGCAGGCCGGCATGAACGTCGAATATGCCGGACTGGATTTCGGCGTGGTGCTGCAGCGGCAGTTGAAAAAGGATCCGGTCGCCCAGGGCGGCTGGAGCGCTGGCGTCGGCAACTGGCAAGGTATCGATTGGCTGAACCCGGCCGGCAACTCGAACCTGCGCGGCGACAGCAAAGTGGCCGGCTGGTACAGGAGCGAGAAGATGGGGGCACTACGAAGCCAGTGGCTCGCCGCCGCCAACCTTGCCGAGCAGCAGCGCATCTGCCGCGATATCCAGGCGTTGTCGTTCGAGGAGATTCCTTACTTCCCGATCGGTCAGTACAAGCAACCGACCGCCTACCGCTCGAACATCACCGGCATCCTCGACGGTACGGCCGTATTCTGGAATGTGAAACCGGCATGA